Genomic segment of Ruegeria sp. TM1040:
CGCAGCCTCTGAGCGCGCGCATTGAGGGGAGTGATAAAACTCTAGCGCGCCGTTTTCGCCGCCTTGTTGCGCCCAATCGCGTCCGATTTAAACGTCGCGAGAGGTATATTTTGCATGAGGAAATACTCTTGATATGACTTTTCTAATCCTGCTCGTGCTTTTGGCCTTTGCGCTTTATTCCTTGTTCAGCAAGCGGATAGATCGCAGTGTTCTGACCCTGCCTATCTTGTTTACAGGGCTTGGGTTTTTGCTCTCAAAGCCGCTCAGTGAGGTGATCCCCGCCGGGCTTATTCACGAAGGCAAAGCAGGGCTTGCGGAGGTGACGTTGATCCTCGTGCTGTTTTCCGATGCCAGCCACGTGCGATTGCGCAGCCTGGCACGGGGCTGGCAGTATCCGACACGGATGCTGGTGATCGGGTTGCCGCTCACCATTGCCTCGGGCACGGCGGTTGCATTCTGGCTCAACCCCAGTTCCGGGCTCGCCGTCGCGCTCCTGACGGCTGCAGTCTTGACGCCGACCGACGCGGCCTTGGGGCAGGCGGTTGTGAACAGCCCGGATGTCCCGGACCGTCTCGCACAGACGATCAATGTCGAAAGCGGCCTCAATGATGGGCTGGTGCTTCCCTTTGTGCTGACGGGGGCGATACTTGCTTCGGGTTTTGCGGGCGAGGCGCATACCGCGGGGCTCGCTCTTGAGGCGCTCATCGAAGTGATCCTTGGGCCTCTGGCGGGGATTGCGGTTGGCTGGGTTGCGGCGCGGGCGATGGATTGGGCGCAGAACCGTGATCTCATGCAGGAGGCGGCGGGCGCAGTCGTGTTTCTGGTCACAGCCTTTGCAGCCTATCTGTTTGCGGTTCTGATCCACGGAAACGGTTTTATCGCGGCATTTGTCGCGGGCATGGTGTTCGGCAACAGCTATCGTCACAACATTCATTTCATAAGCGAGTTCATGGAGGGCGCGGGACAGTTGCTCACGATGGCCGCCTTTCTGGTGTTCGGCGCATTCCTGTTGCCAGACGGGCTGGCTCATGCGGGCGTCTCCACTTTGGTCTTGGCGCTCTTGTTTTTGACGGTAGTTCGCATGGGGCCGATCCTCCTGTCGCTCATCGGAAGCGGCCTTCCCACACGCGAGAAACTATTTCTGGGCTGGTTTGGCCCGCGCGGCCTCGCTTCGATCCTGTTCACACTGTTGATGATGGATCAGTTCGACATCCCAAATGAGGAGGAGCTGCTCGCCTGTGTTTCTCTGACGGTCGGACTGTCGATCCTCCTGCATGGTATCACATCCACGCCGCTTGCCAGTTGGATCAGTCAGGAGGGCAAGCGCAACACATGAGAGCGCCGCACCTTGCGCTGGTGCTTGTGGGCAAGGGGGAATGCCCCCCGCCCAGAAGGTAATTTAAGCAGTCTCCACGCTCGCCACGCGATTGGCCGAAGCATTCAGAAGGTGCTGTGTGTAATCATGGGCGGTTTTGCCAGCGCGCATGTCGTCGATGCTGAGAATCTCCATGATCTCGCCGTTGCGCATCACCGCAGCCGTACTGCACATATGCGCAACCACAGCAAGATCATGCGATACCATTACGTAGGTGAGGTCATGCTCGGCCTGTAGATCCTTCAGGAGATTGAGGATTTCGGCCTGCACGGACACATCAAGCGCCGATGTGGGCTCATCCAGCAGTAGGATCTTGGGGTTCGGCGCAAGCGCACGCGCGATCGCAACCCGTTGCCGCTGCCCACCCGAGAGCTGGTGCGGGTAGCGAAAGCGAAATGCCGGGCCAAGGCCCACGTCCTTCAGCAGCTGATCCACTCGGTCGTTGATGTCCTTGAACCCATGCAGACGCAGCGTTTCCGACAGCACTTGATCGACAGATTGGCGTGGATGCAGCGAGGCATAGGGATCCTGAAATACCATCTGCACAGTCTTATAGAAGGTCCGGTCGCGTTTGCCCGCGAGGGGGTGGCCCGCCACCGTCATTTCGCCTTCCCAATAGGGCGCAAGGCCGGTGATCGCCTTCAGGATCGTGGACTTGCCGGACCCTGATTCCCCCACAAGGCCAAAGCTCGCGCCGCTATCTACCGAGAACGACGCATTCTTGACGGCATGAAAGAGATTGTGACTGTCCCCAAAGTAGACGTTCAACCCCTTGATATCGATGGCTGTTCTCATGGCCTGCCCTCCACGCTTGCAGTGTCGCGCCATTGGGGGTCGCGATCCAGCACCTGAAGCCGTGGCTTGGGGTGATCGAACCGCGGCAAAGATCCCAAAAGCCCCTGAGTATAAGGGTGTTTGGCCTCGTGCAGCTTGTCAGCGTCGCAGACCTCGATGATGCGGCCCGCATACATGATGAGCACGCGATCACAGAACTGCGACACCAGATTGAGATCGTGACTGATGAAAATCAGCCCCATGCCCCGCTCGCGCACCAGCTTGTCCATGATTGACAGAACCTGCCCCTGCACGGATACATCCAGGGCCGAAGTCGGTTCATCCGCGATTAGGATTTCCGGGTTGGGAATCAACATCATGGCGATCATGATGCGCTGGCCCATGCCGCCCGACATCTCGTGGGGATAGGCTTTCATCACCCGCTCGGGATCGCGGATCGATACGGCCTCAAGCATCTCGAGCGCTTTGCTGCGCGCCTCGGCCCTGCTGGATTTGGCATGCAACCGGTACGCTTCGATGATTTGATCGCCCACAGTGACAACCGGATTAAGAGAGAACTTCGGATCCTGCATCACCATGGAGATCTTCTCGCCCCGCACCTTGCGCATGTCGCGCTCGGAGAGATCGAGAAGGTTGGTGTCATGCAGCTTGATATGACCTGCCTCAACAATGCCTGGCTTGCGGATCAGGCGCAGGATTGCGCGCCCGGTCATGGATTTACCAGACCCGCTTTCGCCCACGATCCCAAGCCGTTCTTTTCCAAGCGAGAAGCTCACCCCGCGCACCGCATCAAAGATGCCGTTGCGGGTCGGGAACTTCACCCAGAGGTTTTCAATATCCAGAAGTGTGCTCATGAGCTGCTATCCTTCGGATCAAGCACATCGCGCAAACCATCGCCCAGAAGGTTGAAGGCCAGCGAAACGGCAAAGATGGCAAGACCGGGCATGGTGGCGACCCACCAGTAGTCCAGAATGAACCGGCGCCCCTCGGAGATCATCGCGCCCCATTCCGGGCTTGGAGGTTGCGCGCCAAGGCCCAGAAAGCCAAGTCCCGCAGCCGCCAGAATGATCCCCGCCATATCCAGTGTCACCCGCACGATCAGCGAACTGATACAGAGCGGCCAGATATGTTTGGTGATGATCAGGAGCGGCCCCGCCCCTTGCAGACGGATCGCGCTGATGAAATCCGACGAACGGATGGTGAGCGTCTCGGCCCGTGCCAGACGCGCGTAGGGGGGCCAGGCCGTGAGTGAAATCGCCAGCACTGCGTTCTCAATCCCGGCTCCCAGCGCCGCCACAAAGGCCAGCGCCAGCACAAGGCGTGGGAACGCAAGGAAAATATCCGTCACCCGCATCAGCATGATGTCGACCCAGCCGCCCACGTAGCCGGAGACCGTTCCGACCAACAACCCGACGATGGGCGCGATCATGGCAACAAGTGCGACGATGTAGAGCGTGATCCGTGCGCCCCAGATGAGGCGGCTCAGGATGTCCCGCCCCAGCGAGTCGGTGCCGAGGATGTGCCCTTCGGTGCCCAGGGGCTGAAGCCGATTGCCAAGATCCTGATAGTAGGGATCATGAGGCGCAAGAAGCGGTGCAAAGATCGCAACGGCGACGAGCAGAACGATGATTGCCAGCCCCCCCATCGCCATATGGTTGGACCGTAAGGTTAGCCAGCCTTTGTAATAGGCGGCCAGCCTGGCCTGACGGCGCGACGTTGGCGTATCCGTCAAGAGCCACTCTCGAAGTGTCATGGTCTGGCTGCTCATTTCGACCTCGGATCAAAGACTTTGTAGAGGAGGTCGGAAAAAACGTTCAGCACGATGAACACGAGGCCGACGACCACGGTGCCACCAAGCACGGCGTTCATGTCAGCCGACAACAATGCCGTGGTGATGTAGTTTCCGATCCCCGGCCAGGAAAAGATGATCTCCGTCAGCACCGATCCCTCGAGGAGGTTCGCATAAGAGAGCGCGATCACGGTGATGAGCTGCACGCGGATATTCTTGAATGCATGGTTCATGACCACCGCCCATTCGCTCATGCCTTTGACGCGGGCTGTGGTGATGTACTCGGCCGAAAGCTGTTCCAGCATGAACGAACGCGTCATGCGGCTGATGTAGGCCAAGGAGTAGTATCCCAGCAGAGAGGCGGGCAGGATGATATGTGAAAACGCATCCCAGAAGGCGCCCCAGTCGCCTGCAATGATCGAATCCACAAGGATCATGCCCGTTACGGAGGGGATCATGTCCTCGTAAAAGATGCCCTGCCGCCCCGGTCCGCCGACCCAGCCGAGCATGCCGTAAAAGAGCAAAAGCCCCATCAGGCCCAGCCAGAAGATCGGCATCGAATAGCCCACCAATGCCACCACGCGGGCGATCTGATCCACCCAACTGCCACGGCGCACCGCGGCGATGACCCCTAGCGGCACCCCGAGGACGCAGCCAAAGATAATGCCAATCGTTGCAAGCTCAAAGGTGGCAGGAAACACGCGGGCGATGTCCTCTGACACCGGGCGCGCGGTCAGAAGCGATTTGCCAAAGTCACCTTGCAGGACATCGCCGACGTAATAGAAAAACTGTATGATCAATTGTTTATCGAGCCCAAGCTCCAGATAAACCGCATTGTATTGCTCTTCGCTGGCGCGTTCGCCAACCACCGCCAGAACCGGGTCAATAGGCATAACGCGCCCGATCAGGAAGGTGACGAACAAGAGCCCCAACATGGTGATTGAGACGGAAAGCAGGGTGATCCCCATGCTTCTTGCCCAAGGGGGAAGAGGCAGCCAAGGCTGCCTCTTCGGGACGTTGCTGTAAAACGCCATCTTACTTGGTCACGTCCCAGTAAGCGGCTGCGGTGATCGCGCCACCAAGGTTCAGACCCTCGACCTTTTCGCTGATGCCAGCCTGTTCAACCAGCTGGAACATCACGGCAAAAGGCGCGGTATCGCGGAACTCGGCCTGGATCTCGTGATACATGTCTGCACGTTTCACGGTATCGCCTTCGACCACGGCTGCGGCGACTTTGTCGGTCAGCCCTGCAGTGTCCCAACCGTTGCGCCACGCCAGAAGGCCCGTTGCATTGGCCGCGTCAGAGTTGTCGGGGTTATAGGCAAATGTGCCCGCGTTGGTCTGAGGATCGGGATAATCCGGACCCCAGGCGCCAAGGTAGATGTCCAGTTCCCGCGCGCGGTACTTGCCCAGAACCTGCTTGCCGGTGCCGACCTCGAGGTTCAGCTTGATGCCGGCCTGCGAAAAGGTGTTTTGCAGCGATTGCGCGATCTCCAGACGCTCTTGCGCCTCGCGTACACCAACCGTCAGCTCCAGCCCTTCGGGCACACCGGCCTCTGCCAGCAATTCCTTGGCTTTCTCGATATTGAGCGAGAAGGGGTTTTCATCCACGGCACCCAGATAGGTCTTTGGCAGGAAGTTCTGGTGCTTCACATACCAGTTCTTGAGGAAGCTGTTTTCCATGCCGTCATAGTCGATCAGATACTTCAGCGCCTGACGGACCTGCGGCTTGGAGAGCTCAGGATGCTTTTGGTTGAAGGACACATACATCAGGCGACCGCGCATCTCGCGCTGCACTTCGACGCCGTCGATACCTGCCAGGCCGTCCACATCCGCAGGGGTCAGGTCACGAGCCACGTCAATATCGCCGCGCTCCAGCATCAGGCGCTGGGTCGCACTTTCCTGAACGTGACGCACGATCACGCGCTGCATCGCCGGGGCGCCTTCATAGTAGTCTGGGTTTGCGGTCAGCGTGACGCTTTCCTTGGGCTTCCAAGAGGCCAGCTTGTAGGGGCCGGAGCCGGCGGAGTTGGTCATCAGCCACTCGTTGCCGAGGTCGCCGTCCTTGTCGTGCTCCATCACCAGTTTTTCGTCGACGATTGCGCCCAAGGTCGCTGTCAGGCAGTTCAGCACAAAGGAGGTCGCATAGCGTTTGTCGGTCGTGATCGACACGGTGTTGCCATCGACGGTGATCATCTCATCGACGTTTTCCGGAGTGAACCCAAACTGTGTCAGGATGAACGACGGCGTTTTGTTGAGCTTGATCACGCGGCGCAGTGAGAAGGCCGCATCTTCCGCCCGAACCGGGTTGCCAGAGTGGAACTTGACGCCCTCGCGCATGGTGAAGGTGATGGTTTTGCCATCTTCCGAGACAGTCCAGCTTTCGGCCAGATCGGGCTGATAGCCTGCCTCAAGGTTGGAGGGGTCGAAATTCACCAGCTTGCCGTACATGTTGCGGATCACATCCGCGCCCGCAAATTCAAAGCTTTGCGCCGGATCCAGCGTGGTGATGTCGTCGATACGGTTGGCGATGACCAGCATATTGTCTGGTGTCGCGGCGACCGCCGGCAGGGCGGTGACACCCAGCGCGAGCCCAAGTGCAGCAGAGCCGATTAGTTTGGAAAAAGCGTTCATTTAATGAACTCCCTGTTTTGATTTGATTATAAACGCCGGTTTTTGCCCGGCTTTTGGTTATTCTCCCCAGGTCTTGCCCAGGACTCGGAGCCAGTTTTCATGGCAGAGTTTCTTCATCAAAGCATCGTCATAGCCGCGGTCCCGCATCGCGCGGCGCAACGCCGGCAGGCCTGCGATTGTGCCGATCTCGGCGGGTACCGTTGCCCCGTCGAAATCCGAGCCCATGCCAACCCGATCCTCGCCAACCTCTGCGATGAGGTAATCGAGATGATCCAACATGCGCGAAATCGGTGTGTTTTCGTCCATGCGTCCGTCTTCGCGCAGGAAGGCCACCGCAAAATTCAGCCCGACCATGCCGTCACTGTCCCGGATCGCATGCAACTGGCGGTCGGTCAGGTTGCGGCTATGCCGGGTGAGCGCCACCGCGTTCGAGTGGGTCGCCACCAAAGGTGCATCACTGACGCGGGCCACGTCCCAAAAACCGGCTTCCGTCATGTGCGAGAGATCGATCATAATCCGCATCTCATTGCAGCGTTTGATCAAGCGAAACCCATCTTCCGTGAGGCCCTCGCCCGTGTCCCCGGTGGAGGGATAGCGAAACGGAACCCCATGGCCAAAGCGGGTTGGGCGGCTCCAGACCGGCCCAAGAGAGCGCAGCCCCGCGCCGTGCAGGACGTCAAGCGTGTGGAAATCACGGTCGATTGCCTCTGCACCTTCCATATGCATCACGGCGGCCATCAGACCTTGTTCCATCGCCGTGCGAATTTCTGCGGTCGAGCGACAAATCTGCAGCGCGCCCTGCCTTTCGAGCTCGATCAGGAGAGCGGCCTGGGACAGGGCCACCTTGATGGCGTTGTGCCACGTGACCTGCTCTGGAAGCGGCAGGTCATAGGTGTCCTTCATCATCTCTTCGTCATGGGAGACCGACTCTTCGCCAGGCACAAAGATGGCGAAGAATCCGCCGCCGAACCCACCGGCCTTGGCTTTGTCAACGTCGATCTGGCGGCCTCCGCTGCCAAAAACCCCCGCCTGGTCCATTCCTACATCTTTATTGTGAAGGCGCAGCAGCAGGTCGTTGTGACCATCGAAAATAAGCGGAGTGTTCATTATTCAGCCAGTAAATTTGATCCCCGACGTCCGGTATTCCCGTGCTTCGGGAAGCCGTCGGCGCAATGTGATCGGTAACTCTAGGTAAAGCCTGCGCCAAGTTTGTTCACTTGGCAAGTATGTAGCGGGAAAAGATCCGGCTTTTTGGTTCAAGGCGCGGTCGCGCGCTCATGAGGTCGGCAGGCCAAGGGCAACAGAGGCACAAGGCGCATCTGCTGCACCACGACAGATCAAGAGCCCTGCCGATCATCTTCTGTAGACAGGGTTTTTTTCGTAGATGTAGTAAGGTCTCCATCACCGGCCCCAAGCTGGCACACGCATCTTTAAGGATCGATCCCGATGAAAGCCGTCCTCTATGAGACCTTTAAGGAGTTGCCAAAACTGGTCACGGTCGAGGATCCCACCCCGGATCCGGATGGCGTGGTGATCAAGGTCGAGGCCACCGGGCTCTGCCGCTCAGACTGGCATGGCTGGATGGGGCATGACAGCGACATCGTGCTACCGCATGTGCCCGGCCATGAATTTGCAGGTGTGATTGTGGCCTTGGGGAAGAATGTCCGCAACTGGACGGTTGGGGATCGCGTGACCGTGCCATTCATCTCTGGATGCGGAGCCTGTTCGGAGTGTCACGCCGGCCACCAGCAGGTTTGCCACAACCAGCAACAGCCTGGATTTACCCATTGGGGGTCTTTTGCGGAATATGTGGGGGTCCGTCAGGCCGATCTGAACCTCGTGGCGCTGCCACAGGAAATGGATTTTGCCACCGCAGCAAGTCTTGGGTGCCGCTTTGCCACCTCCTTTCGCGCAGTGGTCGATCAGGCCCAAACGCGGGCCGGACAATGGGTTGCGGTGCATGGATGCGGTGGCGTGGGATTGTCTGCGGTGATGATTGCTCAGGCGGTTGGCGCCAATGTGATCGCCATTGATATCGACGACGAAAAACTCAATCTCGCCCAAGAACTCGGAGCCGTTGCGACTATCAATGGTGCGCGCGTGGCCGATGTCCCAGAGGCGGTGATCGACCTCAGCAGAGGCGGCGCGCATGTCTCGCTGGATGCACTGGGCCACCCGTTGACCTGCTTCAACTCGATCCAGAACCTGCGCCCTCGCGGCAAACACGTGCAGGTGGGCTTGATGCTCGCAGAGCACAGCACGCCGTCGGTGCCGATGGCGAAAGTCATTGCAAAAGAGTTGGAGATCCTCGGATCCCACGGCATGCAAGCGCATCGGTACGACGCCATGCTGGATATGATCGCATCCGGAAAACTTGATCCCAGGCGGCTTGTGGGGCGTGAAATCAGCCTCGATGCGGCCCCCTCCGCCCTTGTGAAGATGGATCAGTTCCAATCGATCGGCGCGACGGTTATCACCACCTTCTGAATCTCGCATCGTCTGTGGATGTATTCATGCCCACCCGCAGGAGATAGACTGTTCTAAAACGGAGAGCGCGCGCTCCGACATCAAGGCCATGAGGGGCGAAGCATATGCAGGACTGGGATGCGGTCGTGATTGGAGGCGGTCCGGCTGGATTGATGGCAGCAGGGGAGGTCGCGCGTCAGGGCCATCGGGTGCTCTTGGTGGAAGCCAAGCCGTCGCCTGCGCGCAAGTTTCTGATGGCCGGAAAATCCGGTCTAAACCTGACCAAAGACGAACCCTTCGAGGATTTGCTGGCGCAGTATGGCGACTCGGCTGAGTGGCTGGCACCGATGATCAAGGCGTTTGACGCTGCGGCTGTGCAAGACTGGGCGCGCGGGCTCGGGCAGGAGCTTTTTACCGGGTCGACGGGACGGGTGTTTCCCACGGTCATGAAGGGCTCTCCCTTGTTGCGGGCGTGGCTTCAGGATCTGGACACACATCGCGTTACCCGGCAACTCGGCTGGCGCTGGACAGGTTGGCAGCAGGACGGGCAGCTGTTGTTCGGTACGGCTGCAGGGCCACAAATCGTGACATCCCGCGCCACCATACTGGCGCTTGGTGGTGCGAGCTGGGCACGGCTTGGTTCGGATGGCGCCTGGGCGGCCCTATTGGCGTCGCGCGGCGTCGCCTTGGCACCGTTTCAACCGTCGAACGCTGCCCTTTCGGTCGCCTGGAGTGATCACATGACGCCGCATTTTGGCGCAGCACTCAAGGCAGTGGCCTGGCAGGCAGGCGCATTGCAGGCCCGTGGCGAGGCGACCTTGTCGCAACGCGGGCTCGAAGGCGGTGGGCTTTACACGTTGACCCCAGCTCTGCGCGAAGGGCAGCCGCTTTTTGTCGACTTGTCGCCGGACCTCAACGAGGGCGATCTTGCCCGGCGGCTCGCGAAACCGCGTGGTAAGACGAGCTGGTCGAACCACATGCGCCGCACGCTCAAGCTTGCGACGGTGAAAATGGCACTATTGCAAGAGTTTGGCCGCCCGCTGCCGCAGGATCCAGAGAGCCTGGCCCGTCTCATCAAACATTTGCCCGTGCGCCATACGGGGTTACGCCCAATGGACGAGGCAATCTCGACGGCTGGCGGTGTGCGCCGCGATGCCTTGGATGACGGCCTCATGCTAAAGGCGATCCCCGGCACGTTTTGCGCCGGAGAGATGCTTGATTGGGATGCGCCAACGGGAGGGTATCTCTTGACTGCCTGCTTTGCGACCGGCCGTTGGGCAGGGCAAGCGGCGGCGCGCTACTTGGCGAGTTCCGCCACGCGCTGAAATGCCGGTCGCGCGCGCATGCGCTTGCCATAGTCCAGCACCGCATCGCCTTCGACGTCAAACTTCGCGCCACGCGCCCAGTTGAGGCAATGCGTCATCAAAACATCTGCGATCGTGAACTGATCGCCAGCGACAAATTCCCCGCTGAGCTGCGCGTTGATGCGTTTGATGGAATTGGCGAATTCCCACCTAAGAGAGTCTTTGATCTCTGGCACCCGGCGGTCTTCGGGCAGAATGAAGCTGTGACGCGCTGCCGTCCAGAGGATCGCGTCCATCTCGTCGATCACCATATTGGTGATGGCGTCCTGTCTTGCGCGCGCCAAAGTGCCTGCAGGTGCGGTCAGAGCGCCATGTTTGTCGGCCAGATAGGTGATGATCGCCACAGAATCGGTGATGCTCTCGCCGTCCTCAACCAGAGCCGGGACCTTGCCCGAAGGATTGGCAGCACGCGCCTCCGCGCTTTGGGGTTGTGCCGGGACCAGATCGTAGCTCTGCCCCAGCTCCTCGAGAGTCCACAACACCCGGAACGCGCGGGTCTTGGGAACGCCAATCACTTGATACATTGGAAATCTCCTCGTTTGTTGCCGCGCAGGGTTGCCGCCAATCCGAGAGAGGTCAAGCATCAGCTTGAGCTGCGCTCAACGTGCGCGGGCGAGCATCGCAAGCCGGATCATCGCGCGTTCTGTCAACGCAAGGGCAGGTGCGCTTTGCCCGGCGGAGCGCAATTGCAAGTCGGTGTCGGTCAGAATCGTCAGCGCGTTTTGCAACTTCTGCGCCCCCCAGCCTTGTGCCTGTCGCAGCATGCGATCGCGGCGCTTGCCATAGAGCGGCGGACGCAGGCCTCCGATGCCTTGGGCAGCACCTCCGGGATGGGCGGCAATGGTATAGAGCGTGCGAAAATGACGAGTCGCCCCGATGCAGAGCGTCACCGCATTGGTGCCCTGAGCCTGCAGCCTTCGCAGGACCGGACCGATGTCGGCACTGCGCCCCTCAGCCACCACATTTAGGAGATCGTCGAGCGCCGCCTCTGTGGATTGCGGGGCCACGGCGTCGATGTCCTCCAGCGTCAGCGGGCTGTTGTCGCCATTTTTGTAGAGGCTCAGTTTCTCGATCATTCGGGAAAAATCGCCGGGACCAATGTCATTGGCGATATCCGCGAGCGCAGACATGCTGTCGCCCGGCACATCCCGTACGCCTGCTTCACTCAGGATTCGCTCAATTTCTGCACGCGAGGGAGGATCGTCATAGATGCCGGTCGCATAGGCATTGGTATGAGTTTCAAACGCCTTGCGCAGTTTGGATGACGCCTTGAGCTGACCTGCCGTCACAACGATCTGCGCATCGCCGGGTTGCCAGGCCTCGAGCGCGGTGGTGATCGCCGGGGTCGCAGAATCATTGGCATCCTCGACAAACACGGCGCGAATGCCGGGAAAGAAACCGACCGCCTTGACCGCGTCCAGAAGCTGCGCGGGATCCTTGCGCAGTTCGCTTGCGGGCATCCGCGTGAGGCGCATCTCCTCCTCCGCACCCGGTCCGAGGAGCGCAGCCAGCATCTGCTGGCGCTTGAGCGAGACGCGCATGGCGTCCGCACCGTAGATCAACAGCCCGGTCTTGCCGGGGTCAGGGCGGGCGAAATAGCCCTCGGCCTCGCGCGGGCTGAGTTTCATGAGCCTTCGGGACGGCCCAACCCGGGCGCCGCATAGAGGCGGGTCACAATCTGATCCGCCAGAATCACCATCAGTCGCTCATGCGCATCCGTTTCCCCCGCCTGCGTCTGAACTGTTGTGCCGCTCGCCGAATAGCCAGAGAAGTTTTCGACCTCGCCGCTGGCAACGATCTGCCCGTCCGAGAGGCGCACGAGGCTGTAACCAGCGGTGCCGGTCAGGGAATAGCGGGTGATACTGCCTTCTGCAGTGATCGCTTGGCCCACCTCTTTGGTGTCGAGCGTCAGGTCCATCCGATACGCAGGGGCGCCAGAGCGCCCAAGCCGAGTTTCGAGCCTGCGCACAAAGTAATAGGCGTCACTGTCGCGTGGCGCGCCGATGGTTTCGGGGGACTGAAACGCGATTTGGTCACGCAGCGCGGTGCCAGCCCCAACCGGGCCATAAACAGGCTCAAACCCGCAGGCAGAAAGGCTGGCGCCAAGAGGCAGCGCCAGCGTGAGCTTCAAGAATTTGCGTCGATCAGGCAACAACATTTACGATCCGCCCCGGCACCACGATCACCTTTTTGGGTGCGGCACCTTCCAGCACCCGTTGCACAGCTTCGTGGGCCAGCGCGAGTTTTTCAACCTCTGCCTTATCGAGATCCTTCGCCACGGTGATCTCACCGCGCCGTTTGCCATTCACCTGAATGGGCAGGGTGACGCTGTCTTCGACGAGCATCGACTCGTCCGCCACAGGCCAAGCTGCGTTGGCAATCAGGCCCTCGCCACCTTGATGCGCCCAGATATCCTCGGCAAGGTGCGGCGTCATCGGCGACATCAGCTGGGCCAGAGTCTTGATGGCCTGTTTTTGCACGGCGGCGCTCGCCTTGGATTTCGACAGCGTATTTGTAAAGCCATAGAGCTTTGCAATCGCGGCATTAAAACCAAAACTTTCAACACCGAGCGTCACGTCACGGATCGCCTTGTGCATCTCGCGCAATAGCTCCTCGTCGCCTTCGCCCTTGGCATCCGGGTCCATCTCGCCAATCCGGTCACAGAGGTTCCAGACCCGATTGAGGTGCTTGTAGGCCGCTTCGGCGCCAGAGGCCGTCCATTCCACATCCCGTTCGGGCGGCGAATCGGACAGAACAAACCAACGCGCGGTATCAGCACCGTAGGTGGAGATGATCGCCAGCGGGTCGACCACGTTGTTCTTGGACTTGGACATCTTGGCAGAGGGGATCACCTTGATCCGCTCGCCGGTCTCCTTGACGAAGACGCCGCCGTCGCGCTCCTCGACCTCG
This window contains:
- a CDS encoding cation:proton antiporter, producing MTFLILLVLLAFALYSLFSKRIDRSVLTLPILFTGLGFLLSKPLSEVIPAGLIHEGKAGLAEVTLILVLFSDASHVRLRSLARGWQYPTRMLVIGLPLTIASGTAVAFWLNPSSGLAVALLTAAVLTPTDAALGQAVVNSPDVPDRLAQTINVESGLNDGLVLPFVLTGAILASGFAGEAHTAGLALEALIEVILGPLAGIAVGWVAARAMDWAQNRDLMQEAAGAVVFLVTAFAAYLFAVLIHGNGFIAAFVAGMVFGNSYRHNIHFISEFMEGAGQLLTMAAFLVFGAFLLPDGLAHAGVSTLVLALLFLTVVRMGPILLSLIGSGLPTREKLFLGWFGPRGLASILFTLLMMDQFDIPNEEELLACVSLTVGLSILLHGITSTPLASWISQEGKRNT
- a CDS encoding ABC transporter ATP-binding protein, which encodes MRTAIDIKGLNVYFGDSHNLFHAVKNASFSVDSGASFGLVGESGSGKSTILKAITGLAPYWEGEMTVAGHPLAGKRDRTFYKTVQMVFQDPYASLHPRQSVDQVLSETLRLHGFKDINDRVDQLLKDVGLGPAFRFRYPHQLSGGQRQRVAIARALAPNPKILLLDEPTSALDVSVQAEILNLLKDLQAEHDLTYVMVSHDLAVVAHMCSTAAVMRNGEIMEILSIDDMRAGKTAHDYTQHLLNASANRVASVETA
- a CDS encoding ABC transporter ATP-binding protein, giving the protein MSTLLDIENLWVKFPTRNGIFDAVRGVSFSLGKERLGIVGESGSGKSMTGRAILRLIRKPGIVEAGHIKLHDTNLLDLSERDMRKVRGEKISMVMQDPKFSLNPVVTVGDQIIEAYRLHAKSSRAEARSKALEMLEAVSIRDPERVMKAYPHEMSGGMGQRIMIAMMLIPNPEILIADEPTSALDVSVQGQVLSIMDKLVRERGMGLIFISHDLNLVSQFCDRVLIMYAGRIIEVCDADKLHEAKHPYTQGLLGSLPRFDHPKPRLQVLDRDPQWRDTASVEGRP
- a CDS encoding ABC transporter permease, which gives rise to MSSQTMTLREWLLTDTPTSRRQARLAAYYKGWLTLRSNHMAMGGLAIIVLLVAVAIFAPLLAPHDPYYQDLGNRLQPLGTEGHILGTDSLGRDILSRLIWGARITLYIVALVAMIAPIVGLLVGTVSGYVGGWVDIMLMRVTDIFLAFPRLVLALAFVAALGAGIENAVLAISLTAWPPYARLARAETLTIRSSDFISAIRLQGAGPLLIITKHIWPLCISSLIVRVTLDMAGIILAAAGLGFLGLGAQPPSPEWGAMISEGRRFILDYWWVATMPGLAIFAVSLAFNLLGDGLRDVLDPKDSSS
- a CDS encoding ABC transporter permease, whose translation is MGITLLSVSITMLGLLFVTFLIGRVMPIDPVLAVVGERASEEQYNAVYLELGLDKQLIIQFFYYVGDVLQGDFGKSLLTARPVSEDIARVFPATFELATIGIIFGCVLGVPLGVIAAVRRGSWVDQIARVVALVGYSMPIFWLGLMGLLLFYGMLGWVGGPGRQGIFYEDMIPSVTGMILVDSIIAGDWGAFWDAFSHIILPASLLGYYSLAYISRMTRSFMLEQLSAEYITTARVKGMSEWAVVMNHAFKNIRVQLITVIALSYANLLEGSVLTEIIFSWPGIGNYITTALLSADMNAVLGGTVVVGLVFIVLNVFSDLLYKVFDPRSK
- a CDS encoding ABC transporter substrate-binding protein, which produces MNAFSKLIGSAALGLALGVTALPAVAATPDNMLVIANRIDDITTLDPAQSFEFAGADVIRNMYGKLVNFDPSNLEAGYQPDLAESWTVSEDGKTITFTMREGVKFHSGNPVRAEDAAFSLRRVIKLNKTPSFILTQFGFTPENVDEMITVDGNTVSITTDKRYATSFVLNCLTATLGAIVDEKLVMEHDKDGDLGNEWLMTNSAGSGPYKLASWKPKESVTLTANPDYYEGAPAMQRVIVRHVQESATQRLMLERGDIDVARDLTPADVDGLAGIDGVEVQREMRGRLMYVSFNQKHPELSKPQVRQALKYLIDYDGMENSFLKNWYVKHQNFLPKTYLGAVDENPFSLNIEKAKELLAEAGVPEGLELTVGVREAQERLEIAQSLQNTFSQAGIKLNLEVGTGKQVLGKYRARELDIYLGAWGPDYPDPQTNAGTFAYNPDNSDAANATGLLAWRNGWDTAGLTDKVAAAVVEGDTVKRADMYHEIQAEFRDTAPFAVMFQLVEQAGISEKVEGLNLGGAITAAAYWDVTK
- a CDS encoding dipeptidase, encoding MNTPLIFDGHNDLLLRLHNKDVGMDQAGVFGSGGRQIDVDKAKAGGFGGGFFAIFVPGEESVSHDEEMMKDTYDLPLPEQVTWHNAIKVALSQAALLIELERQGALQICRSTAEIRTAMEQGLMAAVMHMEGAEAIDRDFHTLDVLHGAGLRSLGPVWSRPTRFGHGVPFRYPSTGDTGEGLTEDGFRLIKRCNEMRIMIDLSHMTEAGFWDVARVSDAPLVATHSNAVALTRHSRNLTDRQLHAIRDSDGMVGLNFAVAFLREDGRMDENTPISRMLDHLDYLIAEVGEDRVGMGSDFDGATVPAEIGTIAGLPALRRAMRDRGYDDALMKKLCHENWLRVLGKTWGE